The proteins below are encoded in one region of Amycolatopsis magusensis:
- a CDS encoding glycoside hydrolase family 9 protein — protein MRRPAVLALLTVLLLPVAPATAEPVTGELRVDQVGYGPAETKVAYLLGRAPAVGARFTVVDARGRTVHTGRAPAPTGSWNAAHPAVHPLDLSAVRQPGTYRVKLGSAVSPEFRIGGGLFAPLARANNEFFQAQRDGEQVITGRLSRKPAHLADRQATVYAEPEFGGDFGDEILAPLKPIGGPVDVEGGWADAGDYVKFTSNSAYSLAEMGLSLRTRYDRALADEVRFGLRWLDKMWDASTGVLYAQVGIGTGSEEFGFLGDHDVWRLPEADDARQVQPGHPEYFVKHRPVFPANAPGEAISPNLAGRVAAAFALGAQVERDRTLARRYLDEAASVFAKAKTTEVGELVTAFPHSYYPESSWRDDLELGATQLALAGQRLGDRRAKEWTSQAVHWAREYLGGDDQGTLNLYDTSALAHADLARLAPHLRGELVADLRRQLDEGVAGAQASPFRTAVDLTQFDAATKSFGFAATARLYRGLTGDPAYDAFGTQQRNFALGANAWGISLVVGAGSRYPHCPHHQVANLAGSTDGGARILHGAVVNGPNGTANFDGLTPPDGATPCSEPLAAYDTPESRFFDDVSSWPSSEPAIDFTSTAMLAFTLSP, from the coding sequence GTGAGACGCCCCGCCGTGCTCGCGCTGCTCACCGTCCTCCTGCTGCCCGTCGCCCCGGCGACCGCCGAGCCCGTTACCGGCGAGCTGCGCGTCGACCAGGTCGGTTACGGCCCCGCCGAGACCAAGGTCGCCTACCTGCTGGGCCGGGCTCCGGCCGTAGGCGCCCGGTTCACCGTGGTCGACGCCCGCGGCCGGACCGTGCACACCGGCCGGGCACCCGCCCCGACCGGCTCGTGGAACGCCGCCCACCCGGCCGTGCACCCACTCGACCTCAGCGCGGTCCGGCAGCCGGGGACCTACCGGGTCAAGCTCGGCTCGGCGGTCTCACCGGAGTTCCGGATCGGCGGCGGCCTCTTCGCGCCGCTGGCCCGGGCGAACAACGAGTTCTTCCAGGCCCAGCGCGACGGCGAGCAGGTCATTACGGGCCGGTTGAGCCGGAAGCCCGCGCACCTGGCCGACCGGCAGGCGACCGTCTACGCCGAGCCCGAGTTCGGCGGTGACTTCGGCGACGAGATCCTGGCGCCGCTGAAGCCGATTGGCGGGCCGGTCGACGTCGAGGGCGGCTGGGCCGACGCGGGCGACTACGTCAAGTTCACCTCCAACTCCGCGTACTCGCTGGCGGAAATGGGCCTTTCCCTGCGGACGCGGTACGACCGCGCGCTCGCCGACGAGGTCCGCTTCGGGCTGCGGTGGCTGGACAAGATGTGGGACGCCTCCACCGGAGTGCTCTACGCGCAGGTCGGCATCGGTACCGGGAGCGAGGAGTTCGGCTTCCTCGGTGACCACGACGTCTGGCGGTTGCCGGAAGCCGACGACGCGCGGCAGGTCCAGCCGGGGCACCCGGAGTACTTCGTCAAGCACCGCCCGGTGTTCCCGGCGAACGCGCCGGGCGAGGCGATCAGCCCGAACCTGGCGGGCCGGGTGGCCGCGGCCTTCGCGCTGGGTGCCCAGGTCGAACGGGACAGGACGCTGGCGCGCCGGTACCTCGACGAGGCCGCGTCGGTGTTCGCCAAGGCCAAGACCACCGAGGTCGGCGAGCTGGTCACCGCCTTCCCGCACTCCTACTACCCCGAGTCGTCCTGGCGCGACGACCTCGAACTCGGTGCCACGCAGCTCGCGCTGGCCGGACAGCGGCTCGGTGATCGGCGGGCGAAGGAGTGGACCTCGCAGGCCGTCCACTGGGCTCGCGAGTACCTCGGCGGCGACGACCAGGGCACGCTGAACCTCTACGACACCAGCGCGCTCGCGCACGCCGACCTGGCCCGGCTCGCCCCGCACCTGCGCGGTGAACTGGTCGCGGACCTGCGGCGACAGCTCGACGAAGGGGTGGCCGGTGCGCAGGCCAGCCCGTTCCGCACGGCCGTGGACCTCACCCAGTTCGACGCCGCCACCAAGAGTTTCGGCTTCGCCGCGACCGCCCGGCTCTACCGCGGGCTCACCGGCGACCCGGCCTACGACGCCTTCGGCACGCAACAGCGCAACTTCGCCCTCGGCGCCAACGCCTGGGGCATCTCGCTCGTCGTCGGCGCGGGCAGCCGATATCCACACTGCCCCCATCATCAGGTGGCCAACCTCGCCGGAAGTACCGACGGAGGTGCGCGAATCCTCCACGGCGCGGTGGTCAACGGGCCGAACGGCACAGCGAACTTCGACGGCCTGACCCCGCCGGACGGAGCCACGCCGTGCAGCGAACCGCTGGCCGCCTACGACACCCCGGAATCGCGCTTTTTCGACGACGTGAGTTCATGGCCCAGTTCCGAACCGGCCATCGACTTCACTTCCACCGCGATGCTCGCCTTCACCCTGAGTCCGTAA
- the dapE gene encoding succinyl-diaminopimelate desuccinylase gives MALDLHADPIDLTAALVDVPSESGQEAELADLVESALRRDAPHLEVVRNGDAVLARTNLGRPSRVILAGHLDTVPANDNLPVRREGEHLHGLGTVDMKSGDAVFLHLAAAVAEPKHDVTFVFYDNEEVEATRNGLGRIERELPDWLRADLAIVGEPSNAVIEAGCQGTMRVQLRIKGQRAHTARAWRGSNAIHGLYEPLRRLAEYRPRTPEIDGLTYHEGLQAVRVHGGVAGNVVPDDAVLDINHRYAPDRSPEQAEQHLREVFDGYELSVVDVSPGALPGLDAPAAAELVRAAGGQPVAKLGWTDVARFSALGMAAVNFGPGDPALAHTRQENVAISDITQVTQVLRTFLS, from the coding sequence ATGGCTCTGGACCTGCATGCCGACCCGATCGACCTGACCGCGGCACTGGTGGACGTGCCGAGCGAGTCCGGGCAGGAGGCGGAACTGGCCGACCTCGTCGAGTCGGCGCTGCGCCGGGACGCCCCGCACCTCGAGGTGGTCCGCAACGGCGACGCGGTGCTGGCGCGCACGAACCTGGGCAGGCCGAGCCGGGTGATCCTCGCCGGGCACCTGGACACCGTGCCCGCCAACGACAACCTGCCCGTCCGCCGCGAGGGTGAGCACCTGCACGGCCTGGGCACGGTGGACATGAAGTCGGGTGACGCGGTGTTCCTGCACCTCGCCGCCGCGGTCGCCGAGCCGAAGCACGACGTGACCTTCGTCTTCTACGACAACGAAGAGGTCGAAGCCACGCGCAACGGCCTCGGCCGCATCGAGCGCGAGCTGCCGGACTGGCTGCGCGCCGACCTGGCGATCGTCGGGGAGCCCTCGAACGCGGTGATCGAGGCCGGCTGCCAGGGCACCATGCGGGTCCAGCTGCGGATCAAGGGCCAGCGGGCGCACACCGCGCGCGCCTGGCGCGGGTCCAACGCGATCCACGGCCTGTACGAACCGCTGCGGCGCCTGGCCGAGTACCGCCCGCGCACGCCGGAGATCGACGGTCTGACCTACCACGAGGGCCTGCAGGCGGTGCGCGTGCACGGCGGTGTGGCCGGCAACGTGGTCCCGGACGACGCGGTGCTCGACATCAACCACCGGTACGCCCCGGACCGCTCGCCCGAGCAGGCCGAACAGCACCTGCGTGAGGTCTTCGACGGCTATGAACTGTCCGTTGTGGACGTTTCGCCGGGCGCGCTGCCGGGCCTGGACGCGCCCGCCGCGGCCGAGCTGGTCCGGGCCGCGGGCGGGCAGCCGGTGGCGAAGCTGGGCTGGACCGACGTGGCCCGGTTCTCCGCGCTGGGCATGGCGGCGGTCAACTTCGGGCCCGGTGACCCGGCGCTGGCGCACACCCGGCAGGAGAACGTCGCGATCTCCGACATCACGCAGGTCACCCAGGTGCTGCGGACCTTCCTGAGCTGA
- a CDS encoding TIGR00730 family Rossman fold protein has protein sequence MTERTAEVPGEDYPEHPPEKHRGPVVLRRERRSEATTTDERLLDTRGPSDWVHTDPWRVLRIQAEFVEGFGALAEVPRAVTVFGSARTPREHPEYELGRKIGGALASAGFATITGGGPGSMEAVNRGASEAGGFSIGLGIELPFEQGLNPWVDLGVNFRYFFTRKTMFIKYSQAFICLPGGFGTLDELFEALTLVQTKKVTKFPVVLFGSDYWGGLYDWIAKTLLREGKIGQKDLDLLHVTDDVDDAVSVVQEAYKAWEEAH, from the coding sequence GTGACTGAGCGAACTGCAGAGGTGCCCGGCGAGGACTATCCGGAGCACCCGCCGGAGAAGCACCGTGGCCCCGTCGTCCTGCGACGCGAACGGCGTTCCGAGGCCACCACCACCGACGAGCGGCTGCTCGACACCCGCGGCCCGTCCGACTGGGTGCACACCGACCCGTGGCGGGTGCTGCGCATCCAGGCCGAGTTCGTCGAGGGTTTCGGCGCGCTGGCCGAGGTGCCGCGTGCGGTGACCGTGTTCGGTTCCGCCCGCACGCCGCGCGAGCACCCCGAGTACGAACTCGGCCGCAAGATCGGCGGCGCGCTGGCCAGCGCCGGGTTCGCCACCATCACCGGCGGTGGTCCCGGCTCGATGGAAGCGGTCAACCGCGGGGCTTCCGAGGCCGGCGGGTTCTCCATCGGTCTCGGCATCGAGCTGCCGTTCGAGCAGGGCCTGAACCCGTGGGTCGACCTCGGGGTGAACTTCCGGTACTTCTTCACCCGCAAGACCATGTTCATCAAGTACTCGCAGGCCTTCATCTGCCTGCCCGGCGGTTTCGGCACGCTCGACGAGCTGTTCGAGGCGCTGACGCTGGTGCAGACCAAGAAGGTGACCAAGTTCCCGGTGGTGCTCTTCGGCAGCGACTACTGGGGCGGGCTGTACGACTGGATCGCGAAAACCCTGTTGCGCGAGGGCAAGATCGGGCAGAAGGATCTGGACCTGCTGCACGTCACCGACGACGTCGACGACGCGGTGTCGGTGGTGCAGGAGGCGTACAAGGCATGGGAGGAAGCCCACTAG
- a CDS encoding TIGR00730 family Rossman fold protein has protein sequence MGGSPLVKRVCVFCGSSPGNSPVYAEQAAALGKLLAERGIGLVYGGASVGTMGVVADAALAAGGEVIGVIPGHLMTAEVGHHGLTELHVVDTMHERKAMMAELSDGFLALPGGAGTLEELFEVWTWAQLGLHAKPLGLVDVAGYFEPLRKFVDHMVDEGFLRPQHREMVTVDADPLVLLAAFDAHNGVTVDKWQRTPEA, from the coding sequence ATGGGAGGAAGCCCACTAGTGAAGCGGGTCTGCGTGTTCTGCGGGTCCTCGCCCGGCAACAGCCCGGTCTACGCCGAGCAGGCGGCCGCGCTCGGGAAGCTGCTGGCCGAGCGCGGTATCGGGCTGGTCTACGGCGGGGCGAGCGTGGGCACCATGGGCGTGGTGGCCGACGCCGCGCTGGCCGCGGGCGGTGAGGTGATCGGGGTGATCCCCGGGCACCTGATGACCGCCGAGGTGGGGCACCACGGGCTGACCGAGCTGCACGTGGTCGACACCATGCACGAGCGCAAGGCGATGATGGCCGAGCTGTCCGACGGCTTCCTCGCGCTGCCGGGCGGCGCGGGCACGCTGGAGGAGCTGTTCGAGGTGTGGACCTGGGCGCAGCTCGGCCTGCACGCGAAGCCGCTCGGGCTGGTGGACGTGGCGGGCTACTTCGAGCCGCTGCGGAAGTTCGTCGACCACATGGTGGACGAGGGTTTCCTGCGCCCGCAGCACCGCGAAATGGTGACCGTGGACGCGGACCCGCTGGTGCTGCTGGCCGCCTTCGACGCGCACAACGGCGTCACCGTGGACAAGTGGCAGCGCACGCCGGAAGCGTGA